A window from Kovacikia minuta CCNUW1 encodes these proteins:
- a CDS encoding type II toxin-antitoxin system VapC family toxin, whose amino-acid sequence MKTVFADTGYWVAILNADDGLHQTAVSVTAALSSLRIITSEMVFTEVLNSFSRQGSFLRQNAVTLIQQSIRKPNVEIIPQTSNLFHEALNLYQQRPDQAWSLTDCASFCIMQQRNILEALTHDRHFEQAGFIALLR is encoded by the coding sequence ATGAAAACCGTATTTGCCGATACAGGTTACTGGGTCGCTATTCTGAATGCTGATGATGGCTTACATCAAACCGCAGTCAGTGTTACCGCTGCCCTCTCATCGCTTCGGATCATCACCAGCGAAATGGTTTTTACCGAGGTATTAAATTCGTTTTCCAGGCAAGGATCATTTCTCCGGCAAAATGCTGTCACGCTGATTCAGCAATCCATCCGCAAGCCCAACGTTGAGATCATTCCTCAAACAAGCAACCTATTTCATGAAGCACTCAACCTTTATCAGCAACGCCCTGACCAAGCCTGGAGCCTTACCGACTGTGCCTCATTTTGCATCATGCAGCAACGAAACATCTTGGAAGCCCTGACCCACGATCGTCACTTCGAACAAGCAGGCTTCATTGCTCTCCTGAGATGA